One part of the Microbacterium aurugineum genome encodes these proteins:
- a CDS encoding DUF4031 domain-containing protein — translation MTVLVDSPLWPAHGRLWAHLVSDESLDELHDFARAHDVPARAFDLDHYDVPQEMIPRLVAAGAQQVQGKELVRRLIASGLRVRARDRR, via the coding sequence GTGACCGTGCTCGTCGACTCCCCCCTCTGGCCCGCTCACGGACGCCTGTGGGCGCATCTGGTGAGCGATGAGAGCCTCGATGAGCTGCACGACTTCGCGAGGGCGCACGACGTCCCCGCGCGCGCCTTCGACCTCGATCACTACGACGTGCCGCAGGAGATGATCCCCCGACTCGTCGCCGCCGGCGCCCAGCAGGTGCAGGGCAAGGAGCTGGTGCGCCGGCTGATCGCGTCAGGACTCCGAGTCCGCGCCCGCGACCGGCGCTGA
- the rplU gene encoding 50S ribosomal protein L21, giving the protein MVYAVVRAGGRQEKVEVGTIVQLDRVKAAQGEKIELAAVLLVDGATVTTDADSLAKVKVTAEVIGNLRGPKIIIQKYKNKTGYKKRQGHRQELTRVKITGIK; this is encoded by the coding sequence GTGGTTTACGCAGTAGTGCGCGCCGGTGGGCGGCAGGAGAAGGTCGAGGTCGGCACGATCGTTCAGCTCGACCGTGTCAAGGCTGCCCAGGGCGAGAAGATCGAGCTGGCCGCTGTGCTGCTCGTCGACGGCGCCACGGTGACCACCGACGCTGACTCGCTGGCGAAGGTCAAGGTCACGGCTGAGGTCATCGGCAACCTCCGCGGCCCGAAGATCATCATCCAGAAGTACAAGAACAAGACCGGCTACAAGAAGCGTCAGGGCCACCGCCAGGAGCTCACGCGCGTCAAGATCACCGGCATCAAGTAA
- the rpmA gene encoding 50S ribosomal protein L27, which yields MAHKKGASSTRNGRDSNAQRLGVKRFGGQQVLAGEIIVRQRGTHFHPGVNVGRGGDDTLFALAAGAVEFGAKGGRKVVNIVAAAE from the coding sequence ATGGCACATAAAAAGGGCGCAAGCTCAACCCGTAACGGTCGTGACTCCAACGCTCAGCGCCTCGGCGTGAAGCGCTTCGGCGGTCAGCAGGTTCTCGCCGGCGAGATCATCGTCCGTCAGCGCGGCACGCACTTCCACCCCGGCGTCAACGTCGGCCGTGGTGGCGACGACACGCTGTTCGCTCTGGCCGCAGGCGCGGTCGAGTTCGGCGCGAAGGGCGGCCGCAAGGTCGTCAACATCGTCGCTGCAGCTGAGTGA
- the obgE gene encoding GTPase ObgE yields the protein MVTFVDTVTLHLRAGKGGNGCVSVHREKFKPLGGPDGGNGGDGGDVVLVADPQTGTLLSYHHSPHRSSGNGGPGMGDHRSGFLGETLELPVPVGTVVKNTAGDVLIDMIIPGERFVVAKGGMGGLGNAALATPKRKAPGFALLGTPGYEGDVVLELKTVADIALVGYPSAGKSSLIGAISAARPKIAEYPFTTLHPNLGVVQVGDFRYTVADVPGLIEGASEGRGLGLEFLRHVERCSALLHVLDCATLEPGRDPISDLDVILAELGAYEVPEGQTPLLERPQFVALNKVDVPEARDLAELVRPDLEARGFRVFEISTVSHEGLRPLTFALGELVEKHRAEAAIETPPERVVIRPRGSKKDFSIRVEGGTYGNVYRILGEKPVRWVQQTDFQNEEAVGYLADRLEKLGVEDELFRLGAVQGSTVVIGEGDSIVFDWEPTMSSAAELMSAPRGTDPRLAPNARRTTSERREQYYERMDAKAEARAEVEAQRLAAYREDGE from the coding sequence ATGGTCACGTTCGTCGATACCGTCACACTGCACCTTCGTGCGGGTAAGGGCGGCAACGGCTGCGTCTCCGTGCACCGCGAGAAGTTCAAGCCGCTGGGCGGCCCGGATGGCGGCAACGGCGGTGACGGCGGCGACGTCGTCCTCGTGGCCGACCCGCAGACCGGCACGCTGCTCTCCTACCACCACTCGCCGCACCGCTCCTCCGGCAACGGCGGCCCCGGTATGGGCGATCACCGATCCGGATTCCTGGGCGAGACGCTCGAGCTCCCCGTCCCGGTCGGCACCGTGGTGAAGAACACCGCAGGTGACGTCCTGATCGACATGATCATCCCCGGCGAGCGTTTCGTGGTCGCCAAGGGGGGAATGGGCGGACTCGGCAACGCTGCGCTGGCCACCCCGAAGCGCAAGGCTCCCGGCTTCGCCCTGCTCGGGACTCCCGGCTACGAGGGCGACGTCGTCCTCGAGCTGAAGACGGTCGCCGACATCGCTCTCGTCGGGTACCCGTCCGCGGGCAAGTCGAGCCTGATCGGTGCCATCTCCGCGGCCCGCCCGAAGATCGCCGAGTACCCGTTCACGACGCTCCACCCGAACCTCGGAGTCGTCCAGGTCGGCGACTTCCGCTACACGGTCGCCGACGTGCCCGGTCTCATCGAGGGCGCGAGCGAGGGGCGCGGACTCGGTCTCGAGTTCCTCCGTCACGTCGAGCGGTGCTCCGCACTGCTGCACGTGCTCGACTGCGCCACGCTGGAGCCTGGACGCGACCCGATCTCGGATCTCGACGTCATCCTCGCCGAGCTCGGCGCCTACGAGGTTCCCGAAGGGCAGACCCCTCTGCTCGAGCGTCCGCAGTTCGTCGCGCTGAACAAGGTCGACGTCCCCGAAGCCCGCGATCTCGCTGAGCTGGTGCGTCCCGACCTCGAGGCCCGCGGGTTCCGGGTGTTCGAGATCTCCACGGTCTCGCACGAGGGACTGCGTCCGCTCACCTTCGCACTGGGTGAGCTCGTCGAGAAGCACCGCGCGGAAGCGGCGATCGAGACGCCGCCGGAGCGCGTGGTCATCCGCCCGCGCGGATCCAAGAAGGACTTCTCCATCCGTGTCGAGGGTGGCACGTACGGCAACGTGTACCGCATCCTGGGGGAGAAGCCGGTGCGGTGGGTGCAGCAGACCGACTTCCAGAACGAGGAGGCCGTGGGATACCTCGCCGACCGTCTGGAGAAGCTCGGTGTCGAGGATGAGCTCTTCCGCCTCGGCGCGGTCCAGGGCTCGACCGTGGTGATCGGCGAGGGCGACAGCATCGTCTTCGACTGGGAGCCCACCATGTCCTCTGCCGCGGAGCTGATGAGTGCTCCCCGTGGAACAGACCCTCGCCTCGCCCCCAACGCTCGTCGGACGACGTCGGAGCGCCGCGAGCAGTACTACGAGCGCATGGACGCCAAGGCGGAAGCGCGTGCCGAGGTGGAAGCGCAGCGTCTCGCCGCATACCGCGAGGACGGCGAGTGA
- the proB gene encoding glutamate 5-kinase, with protein sequence MTARTRADLATASRIVVKVGSSSISGDSSWRIPVIVEALAAAHARGAEVVLVSSGAIASGIPFLRLDARPTDLATQQAAAAVGQNILLYRYQESLRPFDIVAGQVLLTTGDLENPTSRSNARRAMERLLGLRTLPIVNENDTVATQEIRFGDNDRLGALVAQLIEADALILLSDIESLYTKPPTDPDAEPIDIVAPDADLTGLEFGSTVVNSVGTGGAATKVSAARLAAASGIGVLVTSADLVDQALSGAEIGTWFEPATS encoded by the coding sequence GTGACCGCACGAACCCGCGCGGATCTCGCGACCGCGTCCCGCATCGTCGTCAAAGTCGGCTCATCGTCGATCAGCGGTGACTCGTCGTGGCGGATCCCCGTCATCGTCGAGGCCTTGGCCGCTGCCCATGCGCGTGGTGCTGAGGTCGTGCTGGTGTCGTCCGGGGCGATCGCGTCCGGGATCCCGTTCCTCCGGCTGGATGCGCGTCCGACCGACCTCGCGACGCAGCAGGCTGCGGCGGCCGTGGGGCAGAACATCCTCCTGTATCGGTATCAGGAATCGCTGCGCCCGTTCGACATCGTCGCGGGACAAGTGCTCCTGACGACCGGTGACCTCGAGAACCCCACCTCGCGCTCCAATGCGCGACGTGCGATGGAGCGTCTGCTCGGACTGCGCACCCTTCCGATCGTGAACGAGAACGACACCGTCGCCACACAGGAGATCCGGTTCGGAGACAACGACCGCCTCGGCGCCCTGGTCGCCCAGTTGATCGAGGCGGACGCGCTCATCCTGCTCAGCGACATCGAGTCGCTGTACACGAAGCCTCCGACGGACCCCGACGCCGAGCCGATCGACATCGTCGCGCCTGACGCCGACCTCACCGGACTGGAATTCGGATCGACCGTGGTCAACAGCGTCGGCACCGGCGGCGCCGCCACCAAGGTCTCGGCAGCGCGCCTCGCCGCGGCCTCGGGTATCGGCGTCCTCGTCACCAGCGCCGACCTGGTGGATCAGGCACTCTCCGGTGCGGAAATAGGAACCTGGTTCGAACCCGCCACCTCCTAA
- a CDS encoding glutamate-5-semialdehyde dehydrogenase: protein MTDQTPQVRLERAKEASRATAALTSDDKARVLEAIAVALQEAAPRIIEANGRDIERGRADGIGESLIDRLRLDEKRVAALAAAVREVASLPDPVGRVVGGHRMPNGVALEQVRVPFGVVGAIYEARPNVTVDIAALALRSGNAVVLRGGSAARESNTVLVEVMRGAIERGGLTAEAIQTVDDFGRDGAKALMHGRGFIDVLIPRGSAGLIEAVVTESTVPVIETGAGNVHIVLDETAPDEWARDIVVNAKVQRPSVCNAVETVLVHRQAAPRLVPLVASALQSEGVAIHGDDVVAGLMSNVIPATEEDWATEYLSLDIAMKVVDSLDEALDHIRRYSTGHTESIITTDSRNAERFLAEVDSAVVMVNASTRFTDGGEFGFGAEVGISTQKLHARGPMGLAELTSTKWLARGSGQTRG from the coding sequence ATGACCGATCAGACCCCGCAGGTGCGCCTGGAGCGCGCCAAAGAGGCCTCCCGAGCCACCGCAGCCCTCACGAGCGACGACAAGGCCCGGGTGCTCGAAGCGATCGCCGTCGCGCTCCAGGAAGCTGCGCCGCGCATCATCGAAGCGAACGGTCGCGATATCGAACGTGGCCGTGCGGACGGTATCGGGGAGTCGTTGATCGATCGTCTGCGCCTCGACGAGAAGCGCGTCGCCGCGCTGGCCGCGGCCGTGCGCGAGGTCGCCTCGCTGCCCGACCCGGTCGGCCGTGTGGTGGGCGGACACCGGATGCCCAACGGGGTGGCACTCGAACAGGTGCGGGTGCCGTTCGGGGTGGTCGGCGCGATCTACGAGGCGCGTCCCAACGTGACCGTCGACATCGCCGCGCTCGCACTCCGCTCCGGAAACGCCGTGGTGCTGCGAGGTGGCAGTGCCGCGCGCGAGTCCAACACGGTGCTCGTCGAGGTCATGCGCGGAGCGATCGAGCGGGGAGGACTCACGGCGGAGGCGATCCAGACCGTCGACGACTTCGGGCGCGACGGAGCGAAGGCCCTCATGCACGGTCGTGGGTTCATCGACGTCCTGATCCCACGGGGGAGCGCCGGCCTGATTGAGGCGGTCGTGACGGAGTCCACCGTGCCGGTCATCGAGACGGGAGCGGGGAACGTGCACATCGTGCTCGACGAGACCGCCCCCGACGAGTGGGCGCGCGACATCGTCGTGAACGCCAAGGTGCAGCGGCCGAGCGTGTGCAACGCGGTGGAGACGGTGCTCGTGCATCGACAGGCGGCACCGCGGCTCGTGCCGCTGGTGGCCAGCGCCCTGCAGAGTGAGGGGGTCGCGATCCACGGTGACGACGTGGTGGCGGGTCTCATGTCGAACGTGATCCCCGCCACGGAGGAGGACTGGGCCACCGAGTACCTGAGCCTCGATATCGCGATGAAGGTGGTGGACTCGCTCGACGAGGCACTCGACCACATCCGTCGGTACAGCACGGGTCACACCGAGTCCATCATCACGACGGATTCACGCAATGCGGAGCGCTTCCTCGCGGAGGTGGACTCGGCTGTCGTGATGGTGAATGCCTCCACCCGTTTCACCGATGGCGGCGAGTTCGGCTTCGGCGCGGAAGTCGGCATCTCGACCCAGAAGCTGCATGCGCGGGGACCGATGGGCCTCGCCGAACTGACCAGCACGAAATGGCTTGCGCGTGGATCGGGGCAGACCCGCGGCTGA
- the nadD gene encoding nicotinate-nucleotide adenylyltransferase, with product MSDAATPRTPRIGVMGGTFDPIHHGHLVAASEVANSFGLDEVVFVPTGHPWQKSGVSPSEHRYLMTVIATASNPQFTVSRVDVDREGPTYTIDTLRDLKKDRPDAELFFITGADAVAQILSWRDHDELWELAHFVAVSRPGHVLSTDGLPSDNVSQLEVPALSISSTDCRERVRDDQPVWYLVPDGVVQYIAKHHLYRSKA from the coding sequence ATGAGCGACGCTGCGACCCCGCGCACCCCGCGCATCGGCGTGATGGGCGGTACGTTCGACCCCATCCATCACGGCCACCTGGTCGCAGCGAGCGAGGTTGCGAACTCCTTCGGCCTCGATGAGGTCGTCTTCGTCCCCACCGGGCACCCGTGGCAGAAGTCGGGCGTCTCGCCGAGCGAACACCGCTACCTGATGACCGTGATCGCCACCGCTTCGAACCCGCAGTTCACCGTGAGCAGGGTCGATGTCGACCGCGAGGGTCCGACCTACACGATCGACACGCTGCGTGACCTGAAGAAGGATCGGCCGGATGCGGAGCTCTTCTTCATCACCGGCGCGGATGCCGTGGCGCAAATTCTCAGTTGGAGGGACCATGATGAGTTGTGGGAGTTGGCCCACTTCGTCGCGGTCTCTCGGCCAGGACATGTCCTGAGCACAGACGGCCTCCCGAGCGACAACGTCAGCCAACTGGAAGTGCCGGCGCTGTCGATCTCGTCGACGGACTGCCGTGAACGCGTTCGCGACGATCAGCCGGTCTGGTATCTGGTCCCTGATGGGGTCGTACAGTACATCGCGAAGCATCATCTGTATCGGAGCAAGGCATGA
- the rsfS gene encoding ribosome silencing factor: MQSPETAEEMLLLAAQAAVDKGGEDLVALNVSEPLPLVDIFLLVTGNSERNVAAIADEIEDRLIESGHKRVRREGRAEARWVLLDFGDLIVHVFHQEERVYYGLERLWKDCPVVPIDVVEPAADAS; the protein is encoded by the coding sequence ATGCAATCACCTGAAACTGCCGAAGAGATGCTGCTCCTCGCAGCACAAGCCGCCGTCGACAAGGGCGGTGAGGACCTCGTCGCGCTCAACGTCTCCGAGCCCCTCCCGCTCGTCGACATCTTCCTTCTCGTCACCGGGAACAGTGAGCGGAACGTCGCCGCTATCGCCGATGAGATCGAAGACCGTCTGATCGAGTCGGGGCACAAGCGTGTCCGTCGCGAGGGTCGTGCGGAGGCCCGATGGGTCCTACTGGACTTCGGAGACCTGATCGTGCACGTCTTCCATCAGGAAGAGCGCGTGTACTACGGCCTCGAGCGTCTCTGGAAGGATTGCCCCGTCGTTCCGATCGACGTGGTCGAGCCCGCCGCAGACGCCAGCTGA
- a CDS encoding SDR family oxidoreductase produces the protein MPTHLITGAGSGIGAVLARRLRDRGDDVVALVRDAGRAREVAEALPGVRVLVGDLAQPGRLSWALSKQQLPDRIDSLIHVAGVVDLGAVADLPPARWEQQLAVNLVAPAELTRLLLPVLRVSQGQIVFVNSGAGLRAHAGWSAYAASKHGLRALADALRAEEAQHGVRVTSIYPGRTATPMQERVHQQEGQDYDAERFITPESVATTILTALDLPRDAEITDLTVRPGR, from the coding sequence ATGCCCACGCACCTCATCACCGGTGCAGGGTCCGGCATCGGAGCGGTCCTCGCCCGTCGTCTTCGGGATCGCGGGGATGACGTGGTCGCCCTCGTGCGCGACGCCGGGCGTGCCCGGGAGGTCGCGGAGGCGCTACCGGGCGTTCGTGTGCTCGTCGGCGACCTCGCGCAACCGGGCCGTCTGTCGTGGGCGCTCTCGAAGCAGCAGCTCCCGGATCGCATCGATTCCCTGATCCATGTCGCGGGAGTCGTCGATCTCGGCGCGGTGGCCGACCTGCCGCCCGCGCGCTGGGAGCAGCAGCTCGCGGTGAACCTCGTCGCGCCCGCCGAGCTCACACGTCTCCTGCTTCCGGTCCTCCGTGTGTCGCAGGGACAGATCGTGTTCGTGAACTCCGGTGCGGGACTCCGCGCCCACGCTGGCTGGTCCGCCTATGCGGCGTCGAAGCATGGGCTCCGCGCTCTCGCTGATGCGCTGCGGGCCGAAGAGGCGCAGCACGGCGTTCGCGTCACGTCGATCTACCCGGGGCGCACGGCCACCCCGATGCAGGAGCGCGTGCATCAGCAGGAGGGGCAGGACTACGATGCCGAGCGTTTCATCACGCCGGAGTCCGTCGCCACGACGATCCTGACCGCACTCGACCTCCCGCGCGACGCGGAGATCACCGACCTCACGGTGCGACCGGGCCGCTGA
- a CDS encoding dipeptide ABC transporter ATP-binding protein, with protein sequence MMASMENTSAPQNAVVLDVKGLTVTLTGEGRRHRVVDDIDLVVRRGEVFALLGESGSGKSMTARAIMGLLDDGDVEASTMSLSGTDLLSLSAEQHRRLRGVRVSLVMQDALSALNPVLSIGEQIIDLIRAHRSIGRRAAEARAVELLTLVGIPTPDKRVHDYPHQFSGGQRQRILIAMAIALDPDLIIADEPTTALDVTVQAQILDLLLSLRERLGMGILLITHDLGVVMEVADQVAVMRTGRIVESGSADEVLTKPQHPYTVQLLNSMPRDVSAAAEDDGGAPILEGRGLERTFRSGSGRRAHRVAAVAGVDLELRQGEILAVVGESGSGKSTLARMLVGLDSPDAGTLRYRDQDVTKGRLRDRKILRRGVQMVFQDPYLSLNPRMTVQQIIAEPLAATHTGTPATRRARVAELLELVGLTPEMGSRFPHQFSGGQRQRIGIARALALDPDVLVCDEPVSALDVSIRAQIIDLLCDLRERLGMSIVFIAHDLSLVRHIADRVAVMYLGNLVEIGDTEEVYRRPEHPYTRSLLSAIPPQTRADRGMLARRTRLTA encoded by the coding sequence ATGATGGCATCCATGGAGAACACATCCGCCCCCCAGAACGCCGTGGTCCTGGACGTGAAGGGACTCACCGTCACCCTCACCGGCGAGGGACGCCGGCACCGCGTGGTCGACGACATCGATCTCGTCGTGCGACGCGGCGAGGTGTTCGCGCTGCTCGGTGAGTCGGGCTCGGGCAAGTCGATGACCGCACGCGCGATCATGGGACTCCTCGACGACGGAGACGTCGAGGCGTCGACCATGTCGCTGAGCGGGACCGACCTCCTCTCCCTCTCCGCCGAGCAGCATCGACGCCTGCGTGGCGTGCGCGTCAGCCTGGTCATGCAGGATGCCCTTTCCGCTTTGAACCCGGTCCTCAGCATCGGCGAGCAGATCATCGACCTCATCCGCGCTCATCGCAGCATCGGCCGCCGCGCTGCCGAAGCACGCGCGGTCGAGCTGCTGACCCTCGTCGGTATCCCCACCCCCGACAAGCGCGTGCACGACTATCCGCACCAGTTCTCCGGCGGTCAGCGCCAGCGCATCCTGATCGCCATGGCGATCGCACTGGATCCTGATCTCATCATCGCGGATGAACCGACGACCGCGCTCGATGTGACGGTGCAGGCGCAGATCCTCGACCTGCTGCTCTCCTTGCGCGAGCGGCTGGGGATGGGCATCCTGCTCATCACGCACGATCTCGGTGTGGTGATGGAGGTCGCCGATCAGGTCGCGGTCATGCGCACGGGACGCATCGTGGAGTCAGGGTCCGCCGATGAGGTGCTGACGAAGCCGCAGCATCCGTACACGGTGCAGTTGCTGAACTCGATGCCGCGGGATGTGAGCGCCGCCGCAGAAGACGACGGTGGCGCCCCCATCCTCGAAGGACGCGGCCTGGAGCGCACGTTCCGCTCGGGCAGTGGTCGCCGCGCGCATCGCGTCGCCGCGGTCGCCGGCGTCGATCTCGAGCTCCGACAGGGCGAGATCCTGGCGGTCGTCGGCGAATCAGGCAGTGGCAAGTCCACACTGGCGCGCATGCTCGTGGGCCTGGATTCCCCGGACGCGGGCACCCTGCGCTACCGCGATCAGGACGTGACCAAGGGACGACTGCGCGACCGGAAGATCCTGCGACGCGGAGTGCAGATGGTGTTCCAAGACCCGTACCTGTCGCTGAATCCGCGGATGACCGTGCAGCAGATCATCGCGGAACCACTCGCCGCCACTCATACCGGGACACCGGCGACCCGACGTGCACGTGTCGCAGAGCTGCTCGAACTCGTGGGCCTGACTCCGGAGATGGGCTCGCGATTCCCCCACCAGTTCTCGGGCGGTCAACGTCAGCGGATCGGTATCGCGAGGGCGCTCGCCCTCGACCCCGACGTCCTGGTGTGCGACGAACCGGTGTCTGCACTGGATGTCTCGATCCGCGCGCAGATCATCGACCTGCTGTGCGACCTGCGTGAACGGCTGGGCATGTCGATCGTCTTCATCGCACACGACCTCTCGCTCGTGCGTCATATCGCCGATCGCGTCGCGGTGATGTACCTGGGCAACCTGGTCGAGATCGGAGACACAGAAGAGGTCTACCGTCGTCCCGAGCACCCGTACACGCGGTCGCTCCTTTCGGCGATCCCCCCGCAGACGCGCGCCGATCGCGGCATGCTCGCCCGTCGCACACGGCTGACGGCCTGA
- a CDS encoding dipeptidase yields the protein MLEQAGRYTGYTAYDYLEAGKDYREFRYAPQIGRVPAYDLGLSDAQQERTERLLREETVISLHEHVQVFPEDMGELRDHIRQGREPTAYQGLARSGLTAVFDNGMDGTCCISSDAGWKYQDVLFDLGVRMADLAHQDFVIKAESIKDIRHAAETGRVAHIFALEASTMIENEVDRLDVLYGFGVRQMGIAYSEANMLGGGLKERGDGGLTYFGERAVERMNKLGIAIDISHSGDQTCLDVIAHSTKPVFITHAGARGLWPTNRMKTDETIIECAKRGGVIGIEAAPHTTISPQHPRHSLESVMDHFQYCVDLVGLEHVSFGPDTLFGDHVGLHDAFSSNLSLGQAHANVDYEKQPYVDGIENPAEAFYNIIGWLVKHDYSDDEIRAVVGGNTLRVLEEVWV from the coding sequence GTGCTCGAACAAGCTGGCCGGTATACCGGCTACACCGCGTACGACTATCTCGAAGCCGGCAAGGACTACCGCGAGTTCCGCTACGCCCCGCAGATCGGCCGCGTGCCGGCGTATGACCTCGGGCTGAGCGACGCCCAGCAGGAACGCACCGAGCGTCTGCTCCGCGAGGAGACCGTGATCTCCCTGCACGAGCATGTGCAGGTGTTCCCCGAGGACATGGGCGAGCTGCGCGACCACATCCGCCAGGGCCGCGAACCCACCGCCTACCAGGGCCTGGCCCGCTCGGGTCTCACGGCCGTGTTCGACAACGGCATGGACGGCACCTGCTGCATCTCCAGTGACGCCGGATGGAAGTACCAGGACGTGCTGTTCGACCTCGGTGTGCGCATGGCCGACCTCGCACACCAGGACTTCGTGATCAAGGCCGAGTCGATCAAGGACATCCGTCACGCCGCAGAGACCGGCCGTGTCGCACACATCTTCGCTCTCGAGGCCTCGACGATGATCGAGAACGAGGTCGACCGCCTCGACGTCCTCTACGGCTTCGGCGTGCGTCAGATGGGCATCGCCTATTCCGAGGCCAACATGCTCGGCGGTGGGCTCAAGGAGCGCGGCGACGGCGGACTGACGTACTTCGGCGAGCGCGCCGTCGAGCGGATGAACAAGCTCGGCATCGCGATCGACATCTCCCACTCCGGAGACCAGACGTGCCTCGACGTGATCGCCCACTCCACCAAGCCGGTGTTCATCACGCATGCCGGTGCGCGCGGGCTGTGGCCGACGAACCGCATGAAGACCGATGAGACGATCATCGAGTGCGCGAAGCGCGGCGGCGTGATCGGTATCGAGGCGGCCCCGCACACGACGATCTCGCCCCAGCACCCGCGGCACTCGCTGGAGTCGGTCATGGATCACTTCCAGTACTGCGTCGACCTGGTGGGCCTCGAGCACGTCAGCTTCGGTCCCGACACGCTGTTCGGCGATCACGTGGGCCTGCACGACGCGTTCTCGTCGAACCTGTCGCTCGGCCAGGCGCACGCCAACGTCGACTACGAGAAGCAGCCGTACGTCGACGGCATCGAGAACCCGGCCGAGGCCTTCTACAACATCATCGGCTGGCTCGTGAAGCACGACTACTCCGACGACGAGATTCGCGCCGTCGTCGGAGGGAACACCCTGCGCGTACTCGAGGAGGTCTGGGTCTGA
- a CDS encoding ABC transporter substrate-binding protein, translated as MKYSKFLALGAAAALAVGLAACAPSAPEPGESSGSSGPSDETISIGTTTDVVNFNPVLGNSRTDSWITNLMYPHLLSISDDGTKEAHVATDWGYVDDTTGFYEIRDDLTWSDGEPLTAEDVAWTLNAVKRDQAPGTFYGQLGNLDTATAVSDTRVELSLTQPDSSIIEEIGFWGVVVPQHVFEPQGSIAEFANDGSDGGWVGMGPFIMSDFQVGQHYTLERVEDYPLVEGGVPGPAEVVYRVYPDVNTEILALQSGEIDVIANALPPAQVEQLSSTDGLQVIEAPGLGYAHLVYNMDKPDLAKTEVRQALAHAVDYDAIRTVVLQGQAVSTGSSALMPVLAKYYDDSVKEYEFDPEKSRSLMEKAGYTADASGKFPLSFRLIYSLQDSVTSQWAQMVKDSAAEAGITIELQGTERNTYLSMTNEGDYDIYAGNFAIMDDPVTNFALSYLPGGAINYTHVDDPDLNALIEEGMVTFEEDEKISIMREANKIVHEQVYDNIMYTQNLFFAASDEWAGFISKPSELLSIVNPLSLASAYPVE; from the coding sequence ATGAAGTACAGCAAGTTCCTCGCCCTCGGTGCGGCCGCGGCTCTCGCCGTCGGTCTCGCCGCGTGCGCCCCGTCTGCGCCGGAACCGGGGGAGTCGTCCGGCTCCTCCGGCCCCAGCGACGAGACGATCAGCATCGGCACGACGACGGACGTCGTGAACTTCAATCCGGTCCTCGGAAACAGCCGCACGGACTCGTGGATCACGAACCTGATGTATCCGCATCTGCTGAGCATCAGTGACGACGGCACCAAGGAAGCGCATGTCGCCACCGACTGGGGCTACGTGGATGACACCACCGGCTTCTACGAGATCCGCGACGATCTGACCTGGAGCGACGGCGAGCCCCTGACCGCCGAGGACGTCGCGTGGACGCTCAACGCCGTCAAGCGCGACCAGGCACCCGGCACGTTCTACGGACAGCTGGGCAACCTCGACACGGCGACCGCCGTATCGGACACGAGGGTCGAGCTCTCGCTCACCCAGCCGGACTCGTCGATCATCGAGGAGATCGGGTTCTGGGGTGTCGTCGTTCCGCAGCACGTGTTCGAGCCGCAGGGGTCGATCGCGGAGTTCGCGAACGACGGCAGCGACGGCGGCTGGGTCGGCATGGGGCCCTTCATCATGAGCGACTTCCAGGTCGGCCAGCACTACACCCTGGAGCGCGTGGAGGACTATCCGCTCGTCGAGGGCGGAGTGCCCGGACCCGCAGAGGTCGTGTACCGCGTGTATCCCGACGTGAACACCGAGATCCTGGCGCTGCAGAGCGGCGAGATCGACGTGATCGCGAACGCGTTGCCGCCGGCGCAGGTCGAACAGCTCAGCAGCACCGACGGCCTGCAGGTCATCGAGGCGCCGGGACTCGGGTACGCCCACCTGGTCTACAACATGGACAAACCCGACCTCGCGAAGACCGAGGTGCGCCAGGCGCTCGCCCACGCGGTCGACTACGACGCGATCCGCACCGTGGTGCTCCAGGGGCAGGCCGTCTCGACGGGTTCGAGTGCGCTGATGCCGGTGCTCGCGAAGTACTACGACGACTCGGTGAAGGAGTACGAGTTCGATCCCGAGAAGTCACGCTCCCTCATGGAGAAGGCCGGCTACACGGCGGACGCGAGCGGCAAGTTCCCCCTCTCGTTCCGGCTGATCTACTCGCTGCAGGACAGTGTGACCAGCCAGTGGGCGCAGATGGTGAAGGACAGTGCGGCGGAGGCCGGCATCACGATCGAGCTGCAGGGCACGGAGCGCAACACCTACCTCTCGATGACCAATGAGGGGGACTACGACATCTATGCGGGCAACTTCGCCATCATGGACGACCCGGTGACGAACTTCGCGCTCTCGTACCTCCCCGGCGGAGCGATCAACTACACCCACGTGGACGACCCCGACCTCAACGCGCTGATCGAGGAGGGCATGGTCACCTTCGAGGAAGACGAGAAGATCTCGATCATGCGCGAGGCGAACAAGATCGTGCACGAGCAGGTCTACGACAACATCATGTACACGCAGAATCTGTTCTTCGCGGCCAGCGATGAATGGGCCGGCTTCATCTCGAAGCCGAGCGAACTGCTCTCGATCGTGAACCCGCTCTCGCTCGCGAGCGCGTACCCGGTCGAGTAA